The following DNA comes from Kitasatospora sp. NBC_01287.
CGGGTCAGGTAGTCGAGCAGGTCCTCGAAGGCCGCGCTCACCTCCTCCGGCGGCAGGGTGCTGTTCAGCAGGCGTGAGCTGCGGGCCTGGAAGAACTCGTGGTCCGCGTACGGCACGCCGAGCAGGTCGCAGATCACCAGGGACGGGACGGGCAGCGCGAACTCGGCGACCAGGTCGGCGGGCGAGCCGTGCGCGATCATGGTGTCCAGCTGCTGGTCGACGATCCGCTGGATCCCCGGGCGCATCGCCTCGACCCGCTTGATCAGGAAGTCGCCGGTGAGCATCTTGCGCAGCCGGGAGTGCTCGGGGTCGTCCATCCGGATGAAGCTCGGGTTGTCCCGCCGCAGCGCCTGGGCGGGGAACGGCAGCGGGAAGGCGGGGTTGCGGGTGTCGGCGCTGAACCGGCGGTCACTCAGGACGGTGCGCACGTCCTGATACCCGGTCAGCATCCAGCAGGGCCTGCCGTCCCAGAGGGCGATCCTGGTGGCGGCACGACGGTAGGCGGGCGGCGGGTCGAAGGGGCAGGCGCTCTCGCGCGGCGCCGGGAAGCTGATGTCGTCGACGACGCTCATGCCTCGACCCCCGCCACCTGCTCGGTCTCCCGCTGGTCCGCCGGCCCGGCCGTGACGGTGATGGCACCGCCCGGGCAGAGCGCGGCGGCGGTGCGCAGCTTGGGGAGGAGGGCGGGATCCGGGTGGTCCTGGAGCAGCAGGACCACGCCGTCGTCCTCGCTCTGGTCGAAGACGTCGGGGGCGGTCAGCACACACTGGCCGGAGCTGCAGCAGCGATCCTGATCGACAGTCACGTGCATGGCGGGACCTCGTTGGGCGCGAAGATGGGCCGGTTGCCTCAGGCAACCAACGTTCCGTGCTGCCAAACTAACCCGCTGTTGTGATGCACACGCCCGACCGAAGCGAGGTCGGTGCAGAATGGCCGGATCCCGCCCCTGCGCGCACCGTCCCGCGCCACCGCACGGCGCCGGCTCGCACCCGGCGCGGCAGTGCTACGCGCGCTCGGTGCGGGCCTGCGCCAGCTGCATCAGGTGGTCCGCCAGTGCCTGGCCGCCGGACGGGTCCCGGCTGATCAGCAGCACCGTGTCGTCGCCCGCGATGGTGCCGATGATCTCGTGCACCTCGGCGGTGTCGATCGCCGAGGCGAGGAACTGCGCCGCCCCCGGCGGGGTGCGCAGCACCACCAGGTTGCCCGAGGCGGTGGCCGAGACCATCAGCTCCCCCGCCAGCCGGGCCATCCGGCCCTCGCTGGCCGACTCCCCCATCGGCGCGCGCGGCGTGCGGTCGCCGCCCTCGGCCGGGACGGCGTAGATCAGCGCGCCGTCCCGGTTGCGGATCTTCACCGCGCCCAGCTCGTCCAGGTCCCGGGAGAGCGTGGCCTGGGTGACCACCAGCCCGTCGTCCGCCAGCAGCTTGGCCAGCTGGCTCTGGGAGCGCACGGGCTGACGGGTCAGCAGGTCCACGATCCGCCGGTGGCGCGCGGTGCGGGTCTGCGGGACCTGCGGGACCGGGCCGGTGGCGGACGGCTCGGACAGCTGCTCGGCGGGCTGGTCGGTCGGCTGCTCGGGCGGCCGGCCGGAGGGGGACACGGTCATGATGATGATTCTCCCGGACTACCCTCGCGCCTGCGCGGCCGGGTCGTCCTGCCGGGCCCCGGCCACCTGCTCGTCCGTCCGCGCCGTCTCCTGTGCCGCCTCCTGTGCCGTGTCCCGCGCCGTCTCCCGTGCCGTCTCCCGGACCTCGGCCAGGATCGCCGGCAGCGCGGCGAGGAAGGTGTCGGCCTGCGCCTCGGTGAGGATCAGCGGCGGGACCAGCCGGACGGCGTCCGGCACCGCGGCGTTCACCAGGAACCCGGCCCGCTGGGCGGCCGCCTGCACCTGGGCGGCGAGCGGCTCGGTGAGCACGATGCCCAGCAGCAGGCCGGCCCCGCGCACGTGCGAGACGAGCGGGTCGCCCAGCGCCTCGACACCGGAGCGCAGCCGTTCGCCGACCGCGCGCACCTGGGCCAGCAGCCCCTGGGAGCCGATGGTGTCGAGCACCGCGAGGGCGGCCGCCGCGACCACCGGGTTGCCGCCGAAGGTGGTGCCGTGCTGACCGGGCTGGAGCAGCTCCGCCGCCGCGCCGTAGGCGATCACGGCGCCGATCGGCAGGCCGCCGCCCAGGCCCTTGGCCAGCGTGATGACGTCCGGCTCGACGCCGGGCTCGGCCTGGTGGGCGAACCAGTGGCCGGTGCGACCGATGCCGGTCTGGATCTCGTCCAGGATCAGCAGGGCGCCGCTGGCCCGGGTGATCTCGCGGGCGGCCCGCAGGTAGCCGGGCGGCAGCGGGATCGCGCCGTTCTCGCCCTGGATCGGCTCCAGCACCACGGCCGCGGTCCGCGTGGTGACGGCCGCGCGCAGCGCCTCGACGTCACCGAAGGGCACGTGGGTCACCTCGCCGGGCAGCGGCAGGAACGGCGTCTGCTTGGCGGGCTGGCCGGTGAGCGCGAGGGCGCCCATGGTGCGGCCGTGGAAGGCGCCCTCCAGGGCCACCACGTGGGTCCGGCCGGTGAGCCGGCTGATCTTGAAGGCGGCCTCGTTCGCCTCGGTGCCCGAGTTGCAGAAGAAGACCCGGCCCGGGCGCTCGTCCAGCGCGAGCAGCCGCTCGGCCAGCGCGATGGTGGGCTCGGCGGTGAACAGGTTGGAGACGTGGCCCAACCGGCCGATCTGCTCGGTCACCGCGGCGACGATCGCCGGGTGCGCGGTGCCCAGCGCGTTGACCGCGATGCCGCCGACCAGGTCGAGGTACTCGTTGCCGTCCGCGTCCTGGAGCAGCGCGCCGGCGCCGTGCGCCAGGGGGAGGCGGGGGGTGCCGTAGTTGTTGGTGAAGACGTTTTGGTAACGCTTCGTCAGTTCGTCGTTGCCATGGGCAAGTTCGCCGGTCATGCCAGTCCCCCCAGAACGGTGCTCTCGTCGTCCGGCACCACCATGGTGCCGATCCCCTCGTCGGTGAAGATCTCCAGCAGCAGGCTGTGCTGGACCCGGCCGTCCAGCACCCGCGCGGTGCCGACGCCGGAGCGGACCGCGCGCAGGCAGCCCTCCATCTTGGGCAGCATGCCGCTGGCCAGGTCGGGCAGTATGGCCTCCAGCTCGGTCGCCGAGAGCTGGCTGATCACGTCGTCGGAGTTCGGCCAGTCGGCGTAGAGGCCCTCGACGTCGGTGAGCACCACCAGCATCTCCGCACCGAGCGAGGCCGCCAGGGCGGCGGCGGCGGTGTCCGCGTTGATGTTGTAGACGTGGCCGTCGTCGCCGCGCGCGATCGAGGAGATCACCGGGATCCGGCCGTCGGCGATCAGCGCCTTCACCGCGCCCGCCTCGATGTTGACGATGTCGCCGACCAGGCCGATGTCCACCTGCTCGCCGTCCACCACCGCGTAGCGCTTGACGGCGGTCATGGTGTGCGCGTCCTCGCCGGTCATCCCGACCGCGAACGGGCCGTGCTCGTTGAGCAGTCCGACCAGCTCGCGCTGGACCTGGCCGGCCAGCACCATCCGGACCACGTCCATGGTCTCGGGCGTGGTGACCCGCAGCCCGTTGGTGAAGGAGGACTCCAGGCCGAGCTTCTCCAACTGGGCGCTGATCTGCGGACCGCCGCCGTGCACGACAACCGGATGCAGTCCGGCGTAGCGCAGGAAGACCACGTCCTGGGCGAAGGCCGACTTGAGCGACTCGTCGACCATGGCGTTGCCGCCGAACTTGATCACCACGGTCTTGCCGTGGAACCGCTCCAGCCAGGGCAGCGCCTCGATGAGGGTGAGCGCCTTGGGCAACGCGGTGTTGTTGCGGGCCTGTTCGCCCTTGGGTGCGATCTGCACGGTCTCGGTCCCCCGGGATCAGGTGGAGTAGGCGCTGTTCTCGTGGACGTAGTCGGCGGTGAGGTCGTTGGTCCAGACCGTGGCCTCGGCACCGCCCGCGTTCAGGTTCGCGGTGATGACGACCTCGCGCTCGGCCATCGTCACCAGGGCGCGGTCCTCGCCGACCGAGCCGCCGCGGCAGACCCAGACGCCGTTGATCGCCACGTCCAGCCGGTCCGGGTCGAAGGCGGCGTCGGTGGTGCCGATCGCCGCCAGCACCCGGCCCCAGTTGGGGTCCTCGCCGTGGATGGCGCACTTGAGGAGGTTGTTGCGGGCGATGGTCCGGGCGACGGTGACGGCCTCGTCCTCGGTGGCGGCGCCGGTCACCTCGACCCGGATGTCCTTGCTCGCCCCCTCGGCGTCGCCGACCAACTGGCGGGCCAGGTCGGCGCAGACCTGCTGGACGGCCGCGGCGAACTCGGCTTCGGCGGGCGTGACCTCGCACGCGCCGGAGGCGAGCAGCAGGACGGTGTCGTTGGTCGACATGCAGCCGTCGGAGTCGACCCGGTCGAAGGTGGTGCGGGTGGCGGCGCGCAGCGCCCGGTCCAACTGCCCTGCGGGCACGACCGCGTCGGTGGTGAGCACCACCAGCATGGTGGCCAGGCCGGGGGCGAGCATGCCCGCGCCCTTGGCCATCCCGCCCACCGTCCAGCCGGCCCCGCTCGTCACGGCGGCCGTCTTGTGCACCGTGTCGGTGGTCTTGATGGCGATCGCCGCCGCGGCGCCGCCGTCCGCGCTGAGCTCCTTGACCGCGAGCCCGACGCCGGGCAGCAGCAGGTCCATCGGCAGCCGCTCGCCGATCAGCCCGGTCGAGCAGACCGCCACCTCACCGGCGCTGACGGCCAGTTCGGCGCCGACCCGCTCGGCGGTGGCGTGCGTGTCCTGGAACCCGGCCGGACCGGTGCAGGCGTTGGCACCACCGGAGTTGAGGATGACGGCGGCCAACCGGCCACCCGTCAGCACCTGCTGGGACCAGAGCACCGGAGCGGCCTTGACCCGGTTGCCGGTGAAGATGCCGGCCGCGGCGAAGTGCGGCCCGTCGTTGACGACGAGCGCGAGGTCCGGGGTGCCGGAGGCCTTGATCCCGGCCGTGACACCGGCGGCCCGAAAGCCCCGGGCGGCCGTGACGCCGATGTTCTGACTGCTGCTCAAGGCGCGACTCCGTTCAGCGGAAGACCCAGCTCCTCGGGCAGGCCGAGGGCGATGTTCATGCTCTGCACCGCGCCACCGGCGGTGCCCTTCACCAGGTTGTCGATCGCGCTGATCGCGATGATCCGCCCGGCCTGCTCGTCCAGCACCACCTGGACCAGCGCGGTGTTGGCGCCGTGGACCGACTTGGTCTGCGGCCACTGCAGTTCGGGCAGCAGGTGGACGAACGGCTCGTCCGCGTAGGCGGCTTCGTACGCGGCCCGGACGTCCCCCGCGGTGACACCCGGCTTGGCCTTGGCCGAGCAGGTGGCCAGGATGCCCCGGGACATCGGCACCAGCATCGGGGTGAAGGAGATGCCCACCGGCTCGCCCGCCACCGGGCTGAGGTTCTGCGCCATCTCCGGCGTGTGCCGGTGCACCCCGCCGACCCCGTACGGGGTGACCGAGCCCATCACCTCACTGCCCAGCAGGTTCACCTTGGGCGCCTTGCCGGCCCCCGAGGTCCCGCTGGCCGCGACGATCACGGCCTCCGGCTCGGCCAGCCGCGCCGCGTACGCCGGGAAGAGCGCGAGCGAGACGGCGGTCGGGTAGCACCCGGGCACCGCGATCCGCTTGCTGCCCTTCAGCGCCGCCCGGTGCCCCGGCAGCTCGGGCAGCCCGTAGGGCCAGGTCCCGGCGTGCGCGGAGCCGTAGAACCGCTCCCAGTCCGCCGCGTCCTTGAGCCGGAAGTCCGCCCCGCAGTCGATCACCAGCACGTCGTCGCCGAGCGCCGCCGCCACCGCGGCCGACTGCCCGTGCGGCAGCCCCAGGAAGACCACGTCGTGCCCCGCCAGCACCTCGGGTGTCGTCTCCTCCAGCACCCGCCCGGCCAGCGGCACCAGGTGCGGCTGCAACTCGCCGAGCTTCGTCCCGGCGTTCGACCCGCCGGTCAGCGCCCCGATCTCGATCTCGGGATGCGAGAGCAGCAGGCGCAGCACCTCGCCACCCGCATACCCGCTGGCTCCGGCAACGGCGACTC
Coding sequences within:
- a CDS encoding ferredoxin, translating into MHVTVDQDRCCSSGQCVLTAPDVFDQSEDDGVVLLLQDHPDPALLPKLRTAAALCPGGAITVTAGPADQRETEQVAGVEA
- a CDS encoding arginine repressor, with translation MTVSPSGRPPEQPTDQPAEQLSEPSATGPVPQVPQTRTARHRRIVDLLTRQPVRSQSQLAKLLADDGLVVTQATLSRDLDELGAVKIRNRDGALIYAVPAEGGDRTPRAPMGESASEGRMARLAGELMVSATASGNLVVLRTPPGAAQFLASAIDTAEVHEIIGTIAGDDTVLLISRDPSGGQALADHLMQLAQARTERA
- a CDS encoding acetylornithine transaminase, with the protein product MTGELAHGNDELTKRYQNVFTNNYGTPRLPLAHGAGALLQDADGNEYLDLVGGIAVNALGTAHPAIVAAVTEQIGRLGHVSNLFTAEPTIALAERLLALDERPGRVFFCNSGTEANEAAFKISRLTGRTHVVALEGAFHGRTMGALALTGQPAKQTPFLPLPGEVTHVPFGDVEALRAAVTTRTAAVVLEPIQGENGAIPLPPGYLRAAREITRASGALLILDEIQTGIGRTGHWFAHQAEPGVEPDVITLAKGLGGGLPIGAVIAYGAAAELLQPGQHGTTFGGNPVVAAAALAVLDTIGSQGLLAQVRAVGERLRSGVEALGDPLVSHVRGAGLLLGIVLTEPLAAQVQAAAQRAGFLVNAAVPDAVRLVPPLILTEAQADTFLAALPAILAEVRETARETARDTAQEAAQETARTDEQVAGARQDDPAAQARG
- the argB gene encoding acetylglutamate kinase, producing MQIAPKGEQARNNTALPKALTLIEALPWLERFHGKTVVIKFGGNAMVDESLKSAFAQDVVFLRYAGLHPVVVHGGGPQISAQLEKLGLESSFTNGLRVTTPETMDVVRMVLAGQVQRELVGLLNEHGPFAVGMTGEDAHTMTAVKRYAVVDGEQVDIGLVGDIVNIEAGAVKALIADGRIPVISSIARGDDGHVYNINADTAAAALAASLGAEMLVVLTDVEGLYADWPNSDDVISQLSATELEAILPDLASGMLPKMEGCLRAVRSGVGTARVLDGRVQHSLLLEIFTDEGIGTMVVPDDESTVLGGLA
- the argJ gene encoding bifunctional glutamate N-acetyltransferase/amino-acid acetyltransferase ArgJ — encoded protein: MGVTAARGFRAAGVTAGIKASGTPDLALVVNDGPHFAAAGIFTGNRVKAAPVLWSQQVLTGGRLAAVILNSGGANACTGPAGFQDTHATAERVGAELAVSAGEVAVCSTGLIGERLPMDLLLPGVGLAVKELSADGGAAAAIAIKTTDTVHKTAAVTSGAGWTVGGMAKGAGMLAPGLATMLVVLTTDAVVPAGQLDRALRAATRTTFDRVDSDGCMSTNDTVLLLASGACEVTPAEAEFAAAVQQVCADLARQLVGDAEGASKDIRVEVTGAATEDEAVTVARTIARNNLLKCAIHGEDPNWGRVLAAIGTTDAAFDPDRLDVAINGVWVCRGGSVGEDRALVTMAEREVVITANLNAGGAEATVWTNDLTADYVHENSAYST
- the argC gene encoding N-acetyl-gamma-glutamyl-phosphate reductase; protein product: MALRVAVAGASGYAGGEVLRLLLSHPEIEIGALTGGSNAGTKLGELQPHLVPLAGRVLEETTPEVLAGHDVVFLGLPHGQSAAVAAALGDDVLVIDCGADFRLKDAADWERFYGSAHAGTWPYGLPELPGHRAALKGSKRIAVPGCYPTAVSLALFPAYAARLAEPEAVIVAASGTSGAGKAPKVNLLGSEVMGSVTPYGVGGVHRHTPEMAQNLSPVAGEPVGISFTPMLVPMSRGILATCSAKAKPGVTAGDVRAAYEAAYADEPFVHLLPELQWPQTKSVHGANTALVQVVLDEQAGRIIAISAIDNLVKGTAGGAVQSMNIALGLPEELGLPLNGVAP